One segment of Stenotrophomonas sp. SAU14A_NAIMI4_8 DNA contains the following:
- the recJ gene encoding single-stranded-DNA-specific exonuclease RecJ, whose amino-acid sequence MSLAADAALPVSDTPLIRRREPVQPGAWPDDTLPLLARLYASRGATTPELALPRLGNLHAPELLTGIDAAVALLVDAIANDKRILVVGDFDCDGATACAVGVRGLRMLGAQHVFHAVPNRMVHGYGLSPSLVDELAALQPDLLVTVDHGIACHAGVNAAKARGWQVLVTDHHLPGPQLPPADVIVDPNLQGDDFPSKSLAGVGVIFYVLMALRRCMREAGVFTDGKGPDLTTLLDLVAVGTVADLVALDANNRALVSAGLRRLRAGQGCVGLKALIEASGRDAARLTSTDIGFALGPRLNAAGRLEDMALGIELLLTEDPRQARDIAQTLEQINAERRAVQQSMTDDAEQALSRVVLHEQGQRPVAACLFDAEWHPGVVGLVASKMKDRLHRPVIAFAPAEPGADTLRGSARSIPGLHIRDALALVDARHPELVERFGGHAMAAGLSMRLQHLPAFEAAFVAIVQELLDPAALQQQVLSDGELSADELDHRHADALRLAGPWGQGFPEPLFDGHFEVANWRVLKERHLKLELRLPGLPGTINAIHFGGWHGNAPGRHVHLAYRLACDDYRGGSAIQLIVEHCLPA is encoded by the coding sequence ATGTCCCTTGCCGCCGATGCTGCGCTGCCCGTGTCCGATACCCCGCTGATCCGCCGCCGCGAGCCGGTACAGCCCGGTGCGTGGCCCGACGACACGCTGCCGCTGCTGGCCCGCCTGTATGCCAGCCGTGGCGCGACCACGCCGGAACTGGCGCTGCCGCGACTGGGCAACCTGCATGCGCCCGAACTGCTGACCGGCATCGATGCGGCCGTGGCCCTGCTGGTCGACGCCATCGCCAACGACAAGCGCATCCTGGTCGTCGGCGATTTCGACTGCGATGGGGCCACCGCCTGCGCCGTGGGTGTGCGCGGCCTGCGCATGCTGGGCGCGCAGCACGTCTTCCACGCGGTGCCCAACCGCATGGTGCATGGTTACGGCCTGTCGCCGTCGCTGGTGGATGAACTGGCAGCGCTGCAGCCAGACCTGCTGGTGACCGTGGACCACGGCATTGCCTGCCATGCCGGTGTCAACGCCGCCAAGGCGCGCGGCTGGCAGGTGCTGGTCACCGACCATCATCTGCCCGGCCCGCAGTTGCCGCCGGCCGATGTCATCGTCGATCCGAACCTGCAGGGCGATGATTTCCCCAGCAAATCGCTGGCCGGGGTCGGCGTCATCTTCTATGTGCTGATGGCCCTGCGCCGCTGCATGCGCGAGGCCGGCGTGTTCACCGATGGCAAGGGCCCGGACCTGACCACGCTGCTGGACCTGGTGGCCGTGGGCACCGTGGCCGATCTGGTCGCGCTGGATGCCAACAACCGTGCGCTGGTCAGCGCCGGTCTGCGCCGGCTCCGCGCCGGGCAGGGCTGCGTGGGCCTGAAGGCATTGATCGAAGCCAGCGGACGCGACGCCGCACGTCTGACCTCCACCGATATCGGCTTCGCGTTGGGCCCGCGCCTCAATGCGGCCGGTCGCCTGGAAGACATGGCGCTGGGCATCGAACTGCTGCTCACCGAGGATCCGCGGCAGGCGCGCGACATTGCCCAGACCCTGGAACAGATCAATGCCGAGCGGCGCGCGGTGCAGCAGTCGATGACCGATGACGCCGAGCAGGCGCTGTCGCGCGTGGTGCTGCACGAGCAGGGCCAGCGCCCGGTCGCGGCATGCCTGTTCGACGCCGAGTGGCACCCCGGCGTGGTCGGTCTGGTGGCGTCGAAAATGAAGGACCGCCTGCATCGGCCGGTGATTGCATTTGCACCGGCGGAACCCGGCGCGGACACCCTGCGCGGTTCGGCGCGCTCCATTCCCGGCCTGCATATCCGTGACGCGCTGGCGCTGGTCGATGCACGCCATCCCGAGCTGGTGGAGCGCTTCGGTGGCCACGCCATGGCCGCTGGCCTGAGCATGCGCCTGCAGCACCTGCCCGCGTTCGAGGCGGCCTTCGTCGCCATCGTGCAGGAACTGCTGGATCCGGCCGCGCTGCAGCAACAAGTGCTCAGCGATGGTGAACTGTCCGCGGACGAACTCGATCACCGCCATGCCGATGCGCTGCGCCTGGCCGGGCCTTGGGGGCAGGGCTTCCCCGAGCCCTTGTTCGACGGCCACTTCGAAGTGGCCAACTGGCGCGTGCTGAAAGAGCGGCATCTGAAGCTGGAACTGCGCCTGCCCGGGCTGCCCGGCACGATCAACGCCATCCATTTCGGCGGCTGGCATGGCAACGCGCCCGGTCGCCATGTGCATCTGGCCTACCGCTTGGCCTGCGATGACTACCGCGGCGGCAGCGCGATCCAGCTGATCGTGGAGCATTGCCTGCCCGCCTGA
- a CDS encoding phosphoglycerate mutase, with protein sequence MATATLLLPARSRFAAAALPDEVARALGRATTVQLDAGERAQLQRHFSVAAPHWPVAALTRQRDVGDAAGACWLRADPACMVPDMHGARMMGHGETLRPTLADSLALLPVLQPLFADAGFVLDAPDPARWYLRLPIDIELPDFDSPDDVLGDDLFSHLPEGPAGRRWRALMTEAQVLLHNHSWNQQRAAQGQQPINSLWFWGGGVMPVSVTTQHVQVRSRDALLQGLAQAAGVAVDGEQAVDALVDLRQLRSLQQLGNEAIVPLLAALRRGELQQLVLDFEDGLQFRLDRGQRWQFWKKPRQLHD encoded by the coding sequence GTGGCAACGGCGACCCTGTTGTTGCCGGCGCGCAGCCGCTTTGCGGCGGCTGCATTGCCTGACGAGGTGGCGCGCGCCCTGGGCCGCGCCACCACGGTGCAGCTGGATGCGGGCGAGCGCGCCCAGCTGCAACGCCATTTCAGCGTGGCCGCGCCGCACTGGCCGGTGGCCGCACTGACCCGCCAGCGCGATGTCGGCGATGCCGCTGGTGCGTGCTGGCTGCGCGCCGATCCGGCCTGCATGGTGCCGGACATGCACGGCGCACGCATGATGGGGCACGGCGAAACGCTGCGGCCCACGCTGGCCGACAGCCTGGCCCTGCTGCCGGTACTGCAGCCGCTGTTTGCCGACGCCGGTTTCGTGCTGGATGCACCGGACCCGGCGCGCTGGTACCTGCGCCTGCCCATCGACATCGAACTGCCCGATTTCGACAGCCCCGACGATGTGCTGGGCGATGATCTGTTTTCGCACCTGCCCGAAGGGCCGGCGGGTCGCCGCTGGCGGGCGCTGATGACCGAGGCGCAGGTGCTGCTGCACAACCATTCCTGGAACCAGCAGCGTGCCGCGCAGGGTCAGCAGCCGATCAATTCGCTGTGGTTCTGGGGCGGCGGCGTCATGCCGGTATCGGTGACGACCCAGCACGTACAGGTACGCAGCCGCGACGCCCTGCTGCAGGGCCTGGCCCAGGCCGCCGGTGTTGCGGTGGACGGCGAGCAGGCCGTGGATGCCTTGGTGGACCTGCGGCAACTGCGCTCGCTGCAGCAGCTGGGCAACGAAGCGATTGTTCCGCTGCTTGCGGCACTGCGTCGCGGCGAACTGCAGCAGCTGGTGCTGGATTTCGAAGACGGCCTGCAGTTCCGCCTCGATCGCGGCCAGCGCTGGCAGTTCTGGAAGAAACCCCGCCAACTGCACGACTGA
- the greA gene encoding transcription elongation factor GreA yields the protein MTMKGAQKLRDELDHLKSVKRPKVIAAIAEAREHGDLKENAEYHAAREEQGFIEGRIKQLEGELSHAEIIDVSKLNAGSKVVFGASVTLADVETDEEKKYQIVGDLEADIKLGLIAISSPVARAMIGKLEGDSIVIDAPAGQREYEIVSVSYLD from the coding sequence ATCACCATGAAGGGCGCGCAGAAGCTGCGCGACGAGCTGGACCACCTGAAGTCGGTCAAGCGCCCGAAGGTCATCGCTGCCATCGCCGAGGCGCGCGAGCACGGTGACCTGAAGGAAAACGCCGAGTACCACGCCGCGCGCGAGGAACAGGGTTTCATCGAAGGCCGCATCAAGCAGCTGGAAGGTGAGCTGTCGCACGCCGAGATCATCGACGTGAGCAAGCTCAACGCCGGTTCGAAGGTGGTGTTCGGCGCCAGCGTGACCCTGGCCGACGTGGAAACCGACGAAGAGAAGAAGTACCAGATCGTTGGCGACCTGGAGGCGGACATCAAGCTGGGCCTGATCGCCATTTCCTCGCCGGTGGCCCGGGCGATGATCGGCAAGCTGGAAGGCGATTCGATCGTGATCGACGCCCCGGCCGGCCAGCGCGAGTACGAAATCGTCAGCGTCAGCTATCTGGACTGA
- a CDS encoding DUF1176 domain-containing protein: protein MRHTLFLALALALAPAAHAATPEPKAGVSFDHNDWSLACDNTRTCRAAGYSPEEPGNLLSLMLERAGGPGAPVVARLRNGEDGESPMPTGALRLRLNGKDLGPVRDTGDGEKILLQQAQTDALLAALPRQARIEIVDGKGKAWPISDSGATAVLLKMDEAQGRLGTPGALVRRGDKAEASVPAALPMPVVVHGKLAPARSGDAALANAPALRKALLASLPNADECRRLSEGEQDEIDIVRLDGSHVLASTSCFMGAYNFSSGYWVVQDKAPYQARFVTSDAEDFDTDDMTLRGRFRGRGIGDCFSGHDWVWDGQRFVKTSAFTTGQCRGVAGGHWTLPTIVSTVK from the coding sequence ATGCGCCACACTTTGTTCCTGGCCCTCGCCCTCGCCCTCGCCCCGGCCGCCCACGCCGCCACGCCCGAGCCAAAGGCCGGCGTGTCGTTCGACCACAACGACTGGTCGCTGGCCTGTGACAACACCCGTACCTGCCGCGCCGCCGGCTACAGCCCGGAAGAGCCCGGCAACCTGCTCAGCCTGATGCTGGAACGTGCGGGCGGCCCCGGTGCGCCGGTAGTGGCGCGCCTGCGCAATGGCGAGGACGGCGAAAGCCCCATGCCGACCGGCGCCCTGCGCCTGCGCCTGAATGGCAAGGACCTGGGCCCGGTGCGCGACACGGGTGACGGAGAGAAGATCCTGCTGCAGCAGGCCCAGACCGATGCGCTGCTGGCCGCCCTGCCCCGCCAGGCGCGCATCGAAATCGTCGATGGCAAGGGCAAGGCCTGGCCGATTTCCGACAGCGGCGCCACCGCGGTACTGCTGAAGATGGACGAGGCGCAGGGTCGGCTGGGCACGCCCGGCGCGCTGGTGCGCCGCGGTGACAAGGCCGAGGCCAGCGTGCCGGCCGCGCTGCCGATGCCGGTGGTGGTGCACGGCAAGCTGGCGCCGGCGCGCAGTGGCGATGCGGCGCTGGCCAACGCCCCGGCGCTGCGCAAGGCGCTGCTGGCCAGCCTGCCGAACGCGGACGAATGCCGCCGCCTGAGCGAAGGCGAGCAGGACGAGATCGATATCGTGCGGCTGGACGGTTCGCATGTACTGGCCAGTACCAGCTGCTTCATGGGCGCCTACAACTTCAGTAGCGGCTACTGGGTGGTGCAGGACAAGGCACCGTACCAGGCGCGCTTTGTCACCTCCGATGCGGAGGATTTCGACACCGACGACATGACCCTGCGCGGGCGCTTCCGTGGCCGCGGTATCGGCGATTGCTTCTCCGGCCACGATTGGGTGTGGGATGGCCAGCGGTTCGTGAAGACCAGCGCGTTCACCACCGGCCAGTGCCGTGGTGTAGCCGGTGGCCATTGGACGCTGCCGACGATCGTCAGCACGGTGAAGTAA
- the carB gene encoding carbamoyl-phosphate synthase large subunit: MPKRTDLKTILIIGAGPIVIGQACEFDYSGAQACKALRDEGYRVVLVNSNPATIMTDPEMADAVYIEPINWQTVEKIIAKERPDALLPTMGGQTALNCALDLADNGVLEKYNVELIGAKREAIRMAEDRELFRVAMGEIGLECPTAAVAHTLDEALEIQTRVGYPTIIRPSFTLGGSGGGIAYNREELVEIVSRGLELSPTTEVLVEESVLGWKEFEMEVVRDTADNCIIVCSIENLDPMGVHTGDSITVAPAQTLTDKEYQRLRDASIAVLRKIGVDTGGSNVQFGINPKTGRVVVIEMNPRVSRSSALASKATGFPIAKVAAKLAVGYTLDELKNEITGGLTPASFEPSIDYVVTKIPRFAFEKFPAADARLTTQMKSVGEVMAMGRTFQESVQKALRGLETGKVGFDPTGLDLTSEDDLQTLRRELKAPGPERLFYVADAFRAGMSVEDIYALSFIDHWFLDQIEEIIAAEGEVAAGGIDALDAARLRKLKRAGFSDARLAQLTGTNEAAIRALRRAHKVRPVYKRVDSCAGEFSTGTAYLYSTYEDECEAAPTNRDKIMILGGGPNRIGQGIEFDYCCVHAALALREDGYETIMVNCNPETVSTDYDTSDRLYFEPLTLEDVLEIVELEQPKGVIVQYGGQTPLKLARALEANGVPVIGTSPDSIDLAEDRERFQQLVDKLGLKQPPNRIARNDQEALLLAREIGYPLVVRPSYVLGGRAMEIVYGESDLARYVRDAVKVSNDSPVLLDRFLDNAVECDVDIIADKDGNVLIGGVMEHIEEAGVHSGDSSCSLPPYSLSAKTQAELRRQVVELAKALNVVGLMNTQFAIQTSEDGDDTIYLLEVNPRASRTVPFVSKATGMALAKIAARCMAGKTLEEQGATKEIVPDYYSVKEAIFPFAKFQGVDPILGPEMRSTGEVMGVGRTFNAAFARAQEAGSIKAPPIGKAFVSVRDPDKKRVLPVAKALLARGYSLVATRGTAAWLQQHGMDCEIINKVVEGRPHIVDSIKNGEIVYIVNTTEGRAAINDSFSIRREALQHRVTYSTTIAGAKALVDSLEFRGTGPVWSLQELHKELNA, translated from the coding sequence ATGCCCAAGCGCACTGACCTCAAGACCATTCTCATCATCGGTGCTGGCCCGATCGTCATCGGCCAGGCCTGTGAGTTCGACTATTCCGGCGCCCAGGCCTGCAAGGCCCTGCGTGACGAGGGTTACCGCGTGGTGCTGGTCAACAGCAACCCGGCCACCATCATGACCGACCCGGAGATGGCCGACGCCGTCTACATCGAGCCGATCAACTGGCAGACGGTCGAGAAGATCATCGCCAAGGAAAGGCCCGATGCGCTGCTGCCGACCATGGGTGGCCAGACCGCGCTGAACTGCGCGCTGGACCTGGCCGACAACGGCGTGCTGGAGAAGTACAACGTCGAACTGATCGGTGCCAAGCGCGAAGCGATCCGCATGGCCGAAGACCGCGAGCTGTTCCGCGTGGCCATGGGTGAGATCGGCCTGGAGTGCCCGACCGCCGCCGTCGCCCATACCCTGGACGAAGCGCTGGAGATCCAGACCCGCGTCGGCTACCCGACCATCATCCGCCCCAGCTTCACCCTGGGCGGCAGCGGTGGCGGCATCGCCTACAACCGCGAAGAGCTGGTCGAGATTGTCAGCCGCGGCCTGGAACTGTCGCCGACCACCGAAGTGCTGGTGGAAGAATCGGTGCTGGGCTGGAAGGAATTCGAAATGGAAGTGGTCCGCGATACCGCGGACAACTGCATCATCGTCTGCTCGATCGAAAACCTGGACCCGATGGGCGTGCACACCGGTGACTCGATCACCGTGGCCCCGGCACAGACCCTGACCGACAAGGAATACCAGCGCCTGCGCGATGCCTCCATCGCCGTGCTGCGCAAGATCGGCGTGGACACCGGTGGCTCGAACGTGCAGTTCGGCATCAACCCGAAGACCGGCCGCGTGGTCGTGATCGAGATGAACCCGCGCGTGTCGCGTTCCTCGGCGCTGGCCTCCAAGGCCACCGGCTTCCCGATCGCCAAGGTCGCCGCCAAGCTGGCCGTGGGTTACACCCTGGACGAACTGAAGAACGAAATCACCGGCGGCCTGACCCCGGCCTCGTTCGAGCCGTCCATCGACTACGTCGTCACCAAGATTCCGCGCTTCGCCTTCGAGAAGTTCCCGGCGGCCGATGCGCGCCTGACCACCCAGATGAAGTCGGTCGGTGAAGTGATGGCCATGGGCCGCACCTTCCAGGAATCGGTGCAGAAGGCCCTGCGTGGCCTGGAAACCGGCAAGGTCGGCTTCGACCCGACCGGCCTGGACCTGACCAGCGAAGACGACCTGCAGACCCTGCGCCGCGAGCTGAAGGCGCCGGGCCCGGAGCGTCTGTTCTACGTGGCCGATGCGTTCCGCGCCGGCATGAGCGTGGAAGACATCTACGCCCTGTCCTTCATCGACCATTGGTTCCTGGACCAGATCGAAGAGATCATCGCCGCCGAAGGCGAAGTGGCTGCCGGTGGCATCGACGCGCTGGACGCTGCGCGCCTGCGCAAGCTCAAGCGTGCCGGTTTCTCCGATGCGCGCCTGGCCCAGCTGACCGGCACCAACGAAGCGGCCATCCGCGCGCTGCGTCGCGCGCACAAGGTGCGCCCGGTCTACAAGCGCGTGGACTCCTGTGCCGGTGAATTCTCCACCGGCACCGCCTACCTGTACTCGACCTACGAGGACGAGTGCGAGGCCGCGCCGACCAACCGCGACAAGATCATGATCCTGGGCGGTGGCCCGAACCGCATCGGCCAGGGCATCGAGTTCGACTACTGCTGCGTGCACGCGGCACTGGCGCTGCGCGAGGATGGTTATGAAACCATCATGGTCAACTGCAACCCGGAAACCGTGTCGACCGACTACGACACCTCCGACCGCCTGTACTTCGAACCGCTGACCCTGGAAGACGTGCTGGAAATCGTCGAACTGGAACAGCCCAAGGGCGTGATCGTGCAGTACGGCGGCCAGACCCCGCTGAAGCTGGCGCGCGCGCTGGAAGCCAACGGCGTGCCGGTGATCGGCACCAGCCCGGACTCGATCGACCTGGCCGAAGACCGCGAGCGCTTCCAGCAGCTGGTGGACAAGCTGGGCCTGAAGCAGCCGCCGAACCGCATCGCCCGCAACGACCAGGAAGCCCTGCTGCTGGCCCGCGAGATCGGCTACCCGCTGGTGGTGCGCCCGAGCTACGTGCTGGGCGGCCGCGCGATGGAAATCGTCTACGGCGAATCCGACCTGGCCCGCTACGTGCGCGACGCGGTGAAGGTGTCCAACGATTCGCCGGTGCTGCTGGACCGCTTCCTGGACAACGCCGTGGAATGCGACGTGGACATCATTGCCGACAAGGATGGCAACGTCCTGATCGGCGGCGTGATGGAGCACATCGAAGAAGCCGGCGTGCACTCGGGTGACTCGTCCTGCTCGCTGCCGCCGTACTCGCTGTCGGCCAAGACCCAGGCCGAACTGCGCCGCCAGGTGGTGGAGCTGGCCAAGGCCCTGAACGTGGTCGGCCTGATGAACACCCAGTTCGCCATCCAGACCAGCGAAGACGGTGATGACACCATCTACCTGCTGGAAGTGAACCCGCGCGCTTCGCGTACCGTGCCGTTCGTGTCCAAGGCCACCGGCATGGCGCTGGCCAAGATCGCCGCGCGCTGCATGGCCGGCAAGACCCTGGAAGAGCAGGGCGCCACCAAGGAAATCGTGCCGGACTACTACTCGGTGAAGGAAGCGATCTTCCCGTTCGCCAAGTTCCAGGGCGTCGATCCGATCCTGGGGCCGGAAATGCGCTCCACCGGTGAAGTGATGGGCGTGGGCCGCACCTTCAACGCCGCCTTCGCGCGTGCGCAGGAAGCGGGCAGCATCAAGGCCCCGCCGATCGGCAAGGCCTTCGTTTCGGTGCGTGACCCGGACAAGAAGCGCGTGCTGCCGGTGGCCAAGGCGCTGCTGGCGCGTGGCTACAGCCTGGTGGCCACCCGTGGCACCGCCGCGTGGCTGCAGCAGCACGGCATGGACTGCGAAATCATCAACAAGGTGGTGGAAGGCCGTCCGCACATCGTCGATTCGATCAAGAACGGCGAGATCGTCTACATCGTCAACACGACCGAAGGCCGTGCGGCGATCAACGACTCGTTCTCGATCCGTCGCGAGGCGCTGCAGCACCGCGTCACCTACTCGACCACCATTGCCGGCGCCAAGGCGCTGGTGGATTCACTGGAATTCCGTGGCACCGGCCCCGTCTGGTCGCTGCAGGAACTGCACAAGGAGTTGAATGCATGA